A genome region from Nocardia sp. NBC_00565 includes the following:
- a CDS encoding MarR family winged helix-turn-helix transcriptional regulator, with the protein MTTTPQSEGILDYLSFVDYAVDKANRELPQVDSTAMRLVLTLHRVTSALVYDLESSVHRPRGWSWPGFRILFVLWLAGPLEGKRIAELSGNSRAAVSALVNTLERDGLVTREKAEHDRRAVQITLTDGGRNAITDAFREHNQRERAWANALSKPEQTIFIGLLEKLMHGMTEVAEKRRS; encoded by the coding sequence ATGACCACGACGCCGCAGTCCGAGGGCATCCTCGACTATCTGAGCTTTGTCGACTACGCCGTGGACAAGGCGAATCGTGAACTCCCCCAGGTGGATTCGACGGCCATGCGGCTGGTCCTGACCCTGCACCGGGTGACCAGCGCCCTGGTCTACGACCTGGAATCCTCGGTGCACCGGCCCCGGGGCTGGAGCTGGCCCGGCTTCCGGATCCTGTTCGTCCTGTGGCTGGCCGGCCCTTTGGAAGGCAAGCGAATCGCCGAGCTCTCCGGCAACAGCCGCGCGGCAGTGTCAGCGCTCGTCAACACCCTGGAACGCGACGGCCTGGTCACTCGCGAGAAGGCCGAGCACGACCGCCGCGCAGTTCAAATCACCCTGACCGATGGCGGCCGCAACGCCATTACCGATGCATTCCGTGAGCACAACCAACGCGAACGCGCCTGGGCCAACGCCCTGAGCAAACCAGAGCAGACAATCTTCATCGGCCTGCTGGAAAAACTGATGCACGGCATGACCGAAGTGGCCGAGAAACGCCGCAGCTGA
- a CDS encoding MBL fold metallo-hydrolase codes for MSTKAFASSADLGEKVQTLEVLADGVYALTAEGDPNIGAIEGEDFVVCFEALATPVAARQWLAKLREHTDKPVKYLILSHYHAVRTLGASAYDAEVVIAHDNTRKLIAERGQQDWESEYGRMPRLFKEPETIPGLAWPTQTFSDSVTIQLGGDRGELQLKFLGRGHTEGDVVAWLPQHKILFAGDLVEAEAALYTGDAFHREWATGTLDAVKALGAEQLIGGRGATATGREACEAAIEQTRHFLQVMLGEVGAVHQRGGTLKEAFEATHAALSERYGHWPIFEHCLPFDVSRVWDELSGIERPVIWTAKRDRHVWNQLQD; via the coding sequence GTGAGCACGAAGGCATTCGCCTCGTCGGCGGATCTCGGCGAGAAGGTGCAGACCCTCGAGGTGCTGGCCGACGGCGTTTACGCGCTGACGGCGGAGGGCGATCCCAATATCGGCGCGATAGAGGGCGAGGATTTCGTCGTCTGCTTCGAAGCACTCGCGACACCGGTAGCGGCGCGGCAGTGGCTGGCGAAACTGCGTGAGCACACCGACAAGCCGGTCAAATACCTGATCCTGTCGCACTACCACGCGGTGCGGACCCTCGGCGCCAGCGCCTACGACGCGGAAGTTGTCATCGCGCATGACAACACCCGCAAGCTGATCGCCGAACGCGGACAACAGGACTGGGAGTCCGAATACGGGCGTATGCCACGGCTTTTCAAAGAACCCGAGACCATCCCCGGACTGGCCTGGCCGACCCAGACGTTCTCCGACTCGGTGACCATCCAACTGGGCGGCGACCGCGGCGAGCTGCAGTTGAAGTTCCTCGGGCGCGGACACACCGAAGGCGACGTCGTCGCCTGGCTGCCTCAGCACAAGATCCTGTTCGCCGGTGACCTGGTAGAGGCCGAGGCCGCGCTGTACACCGGGGACGCGTTCCACCGGGAGTGGGCGACCGGGACTCTCGACGCCGTCAAGGCGCTCGGCGCCGAGCAGCTCATCGGCGGTCGCGGCGCGACCGCGACAGGGCGCGAAGCCTGCGAGGCGGCGATCGAGCAGACTCGTCACTTCCTGCAGGTCATGCTGGGTGAGGTCGGCGCGGTCCACCAGCGTGGGGGAACTCTGAAGGAGGCGTTCGAGGCCACGCACGCGGCGCTGTCCGAGCGTTACGGCCACTGGCCGATCTTCGAGCACTGCCTGCCGTTCGACGTCTCGCGTGTGTGGGACGAGCTGTCCGGCATCGAGCGGCCGGTCATCTGGACCGCCAAGCGTGACCGTCACGTCTGGAACCAGCTGCAGGACTGA
- a CDS encoding aromatic-ring hydroxylase C-terminal domain-containing protein has product MPDAPVSLPDGGRGRLRELARDGFLLLAAPGADVQSLARCAAAATPAPIRGLEIMAVDSDGALAAALKSEPGEVWLVRPDAYIAAALVEPSADELATAIRRAVGATAEVTVAA; this is encoded by the coding sequence GTGCCCGATGCGCCCGTCTCGCTGCCGGACGGCGGGCGTGGACGACTGCGAGAACTCGCCCGCGACGGATTCCTGCTCCTGGCCGCGCCGGGCGCGGACGTGCAGAGCCTGGCCCGGTGCGCGGCCGCCGCCACACCCGCACCGATCCGCGGGCTGGAGATCATGGCCGTCGACTCCGACGGAGCACTCGCCGCCGCACTGAAGTCCGAGCCCGGTGAAGTCTGGCTGGTGCGGCCCGACGCCTACATCGCGGCGGCATTGGTCGAACCGAGTGCCGACGAGCTGGCCACCGCGATCCGGCGTGCCGTCGGTGCGACGGCAGAGGTCACCGTGGCAGCCTGA
- a CDS encoding homogentisate 1,2-dioxygenase, translating to MAHYRRVGQIPPKRHTQLRSDSGALFYEELMGEEGFSSDSSLLYHRHIPSAILEATPWEPGELSLTPNRPLIPRHLRLPDLFPGEEWKSLDVVMGRRLVLGNEDVRISYVCAGEPSPLYRNAIGDECVYVESGAGTVETVFGTLLVRTSDYVVLPRATTHRWLPDPGEPLRAYVIEANSHIAPPKRYLSRFGQLLEHSPYCERDLHGPAEPLLSEQTDVEVLVKHRAPGGVTGTRYLVPHHPFDVVGWDGCLYPYTFNISDFEPITGRVHQPPPVHQVFEGNNFVVCNFVPRKVDYHPLAVPVPYYHSNVDSDEVMFYCGGDYEARRGTGIAQGSVSLHPGGHAHGPQPGAVERSLGKEFFDELAVMVDTFRPLQLGEAGLASDDGVYARSWSGVTP from the coding sequence ATGGCGCACTACCGCCGGGTGGGGCAGATCCCACCCAAGCGACACACACAGTTACGCAGTGACAGCGGCGCACTGTTCTACGAGGAACTGATGGGGGAGGAGGGCTTTTCCAGCGACTCCTCCTTGCTGTACCACCGGCACATTCCCTCGGCGATCCTGGAAGCGACCCCTTGGGAGCCGGGCGAGTTGTCGCTGACCCCGAACCGTCCGCTCATCCCGCGCCACCTGCGGCTGCCCGACCTGTTCCCGGGCGAAGAGTGGAAGTCGCTCGACGTGGTCATGGGTCGCCGGCTGGTACTCGGCAACGAGGACGTCCGCATCTCCTACGTCTGCGCCGGTGAGCCATCGCCGCTGTATCGCAACGCGATCGGCGACGAGTGCGTCTACGTCGAATCGGGTGCGGGCACGGTGGAGACGGTCTTCGGCACACTGCTCGTGCGGACCAGCGACTATGTCGTCCTGCCGCGGGCGACCACCCACCGCTGGCTGCCGGATCCCGGAGAACCGTTGCGGGCCTACGTGATCGAGGCCAACAGTCACATCGCGCCGCCCAAGCGCTACCTGTCGCGCTTCGGTCAGTTGCTCGAACACTCCCCGTACTGTGAGCGCGATCTGCACGGTCCCGCCGAGCCGTTGCTGTCCGAGCAGACCGACGTCGAAGTACTGGTCAAACACCGGGCGCCGGGCGGGGTCACCGGTACCCGGTACCTGGTACCCCATCACCCGTTCGACGTCGTCGGCTGGGATGGCTGCCTTTACCCGTACACCTTCAATATCTCCGACTTCGAGCCGATCACCGGCCGCGTGCATCAGCCGCCGCCGGTGCACCAGGTGTTCGAGGGGAACAACTTCGTCGTCTGCAATTTCGTGCCGCGCAAGGTGGACTACCACCCACTGGCGGTGCCGGTGCCGTATTACCACTCCAACGTCGACTCCGACGAAGTGATGTTCTATTGCGGCGGCGACTACGAGGCCCGCAGGGGGACCGGAATCGCACAGGGATCGGTGTCACTGCATCCCGGCGGCCACGCGCACGGTCCGCAGCCCGGCGCGGTCGAGCGCAGCCTCGGCAAGGAGTTCTTCGACGAGCTCGCCGTCATGGTCGACACCTTCCGGCCGCTGCAGCTCGGCGAGGCCGGCCTGGCTTCTGACGACGGCGTCTACGCCCGCAGTTGGTCGGGGGTGACTCCATGA
- the fahA gene encoding fumarylacetoacetase has protein sequence MTNSWAPVPEGSGFGINNLPYGVFSPPGGRARVGVRIGDHVLDLRAALGDQVFERASLNDFMAQGREHWTATRRRIIDLLTDPTQRARADEVLHPVDQVTLHLPIEVADYVDFYASEQHATNLGKMFRPDSAALLPNWKHLPVGYHGRAGTIVASGTPVTRPRGQRKAPSDPEPEFGPSVRLDIEVEVGYVVGTPTELGESVSTKEFADHVFGVCLVNDWSARDIQAWEYVPLGPFLGKSFATSISPWIVPLDALAAARVPTPRQDPAPLPYLEEAEPWGLDLRLEFALNGHTVSRPPYAEMYWSPAQMLSHMTVNGASLRTGDLFASGTVSGPGADERGSLIELTWNGAEPLSLPDGGTRTFLEDGDLVTLSGSAPGPPGSLISLGEVTARIQPSVNS, from the coding sequence GTGACCAACTCCTGGGCGCCGGTACCTGAGGGTTCCGGCTTCGGAATCAACAACTTGCCCTACGGGGTTTTCTCGCCTCCAGGCGGACGCGCCCGCGTCGGCGTCCGCATCGGAGATCATGTGCTCGATCTGCGAGCCGCACTGGGCGACCAGGTATTCGAAAGGGCGTCGCTCAACGACTTCATGGCCCAGGGGCGGGAGCACTGGACGGCGACCCGCCGCCGGATCATCGACCTGCTCACCGACCCGACACAACGAGCTCGCGCGGACGAGGTGTTGCATCCGGTGGACCAGGTCACTTTGCACCTGCCGATCGAGGTCGCCGATTACGTCGACTTCTATGCCAGCGAGCAGCATGCTACCAACCTGGGCAAGATGTTCCGCCCGGATTCCGCTGCGCTGCTTCCGAACTGGAAGCATCTGCCCGTCGGCTACCACGGCCGGGCGGGCACGATCGTCGCCTCCGGCACACCGGTGACTCGTCCCCGGGGCCAGCGCAAGGCGCCGTCGGATCCGGAGCCGGAGTTCGGACCGTCGGTCCGGCTCGACATCGAAGTCGAGGTCGGCTATGTGGTCGGCACCCCGACCGAACTCGGAGAGTCGGTGTCCACCAAGGAATTCGCCGATCATGTCTTCGGCGTGTGCCTGGTCAACGACTGGTCGGCCCGGGACATCCAAGCCTGGGAATACGTGCCGCTCGGGCCCTTCCTGGGGAAGTCGTTCGCCACCTCGATCTCACCATGGATTGTCCCGCTGGACGCCCTGGCCGCCGCGCGTGTGCCGACGCCGCGGCAGGATCCGGCGCCGCTGCCATATCTGGAGGAGGCCGAGCCGTGGGGCCTGGATCTACGGCTCGAGTTCGCGCTGAACGGGCACACCGTGTCCCGGCCGCCGTACGCGGAGATGTACTGGTCTCCGGCGCAGATGCTTTCGCACATGACGGTCAACGGCGCGAGCCTGCGCACCGGGGATCTGTTCGCATCCGGCACCGTGTCCGGACCGGGTGCGGACGAGCGCGGCTCGCTGATCGAGCTCACCTGGAATGGCGCCGAGCCCCTGAGCCTGCCCGACGGTGGTACCCGTACCTTCCTGGAAGACGGCGACCTCGTGACGCTGAGCGGATCCGCGCCCGGCCCGCCCGGTTCGCTGATCAGCCTCGGCGAGGTAACGGCTCGTATTCAGCCGTCGGTGAATTCTTAG